One genomic region from Candidatus Nitrospira nitrificans encodes:
- a CDS encoding LPP20 family lipoprotein — translation MSRVDTPLQDVKGLPDWVLKGGGGEKIDGRRVLQGVGSVSGILNPTLRRKSAGAQARNDLAATLQVYVAGLNKQYMAETTAGDFSQHDVEQRIQDTMKQVTEATLVGAQIVEYWEHPLRNEAYALARLDMEQFKDIMKNYAAASGQFKQLDANLREWVQKNADKAHDELNQELEKRK, via the coding sequence ATGTCACGGGTCGATACGCCGCTTCAGGATGTCAAAGGGTTACCGGACTGGGTGTTAAAAGGGGGAGGTGGGGAGAAGATTGACGGACGGCGAGTGTTGCAAGGGGTAGGGAGTGTATCTGGTATCTTGAATCCAACCTTGCGCAGGAAATCAGCGGGAGCCCAAGCCAGAAATGACCTGGCAGCAACTCTCCAAGTCTACGTGGCCGGCCTCAATAAACAATATATGGCGGAAACTACAGCCGGCGATTTCTCACAGCATGATGTGGAGCAACGTATTCAAGACACGATGAAACAGGTGACCGAGGCAACACTCGTCGGTGCCCAGATAGTTGAGTACTGGGAACACCCGCTTCGAAATGAAGCCTATGCCTTGGCTCGATTGGATATGGAGCAGTTTAAAGACATCATGAAGAACTATGCGGCAGCAAGCGGGCAGTTTAAGCAGCTCGATGCCAACCTGCGAGAGTGGGTTCAGAAGAATGCCGATAAAGCCCATGATGAGTTGAATCAAGAGTTAGAGAAGAGGAAGTAG
- a CDS encoding LPP20 family lipoprotein, with translation MCIPSVHAEPVVRVLFGDTCSFLPEREPPEWLFKRPRTDDKVGVGSADRMPKSSEQIQVAEQNARAELAKEIEVSVKEEVKIFMEERNDSAMKGISHEGEQQISLEARQVVDQMLSGSEIRERYLDRKNCVTYALAIAPKAAVEAVQKKLAEQLRRQFKLKPFMLLDRSEGRGEVTAALRAQLEGLFTKIGNKLVASKEQYGLCSDDSGQPQCKELADTIFAGYKVLLDSEETAAGDKRRIYRLIGQIRFKDRLIASFNVACQGTGKVGEEHLIDQRAAGSCFEKAKPTIAKGMEGSE, from the coding sequence ATGTGCATTCCCTCTGTGCATGCCGAGCCAGTGGTGCGAGTATTGTTCGGGGATACTTGCTCATTTTTGCCAGAACGAGAACCTCCAGAATGGTTATTCAAACGCCCGAGGACGGATGACAAGGTTGGAGTTGGGAGCGCTGATCGCATGCCGAAGTCATCCGAACAGATTCAAGTGGCGGAACAGAATGCTCGCGCCGAACTGGCCAAGGAGATCGAAGTCTCGGTGAAAGAAGAGGTGAAGATCTTTATGGAGGAACGGAACGATTCTGCAATGAAGGGCATTTCGCACGAAGGCGAACAACAGATCTCCCTGGAGGCACGCCAGGTTGTTGATCAAATGTTGTCAGGTTCGGAAATAAGAGAGAGGTATCTGGATCGTAAGAACTGCGTTACCTATGCCCTCGCAATCGCTCCAAAGGCCGCGGTGGAAGCGGTGCAGAAGAAACTTGCTGAACAATTGCGTCGCCAATTCAAGCTTAAACCATTCATGCTGCTTGATCGATCCGAAGGGAGAGGCGAAGTAACAGCAGCTCTTAGAGCTCAATTGGAGGGGCTGTTCACGAAAATAGGTAATAAGCTAGTGGCTTCCAAGGAGCAGTATGGTCTCTGCTCTGACGACTCGGGGCAACCGCAGTGCAAAGAGTTAGCCGATACAATCTTTGCTGGATACAAAGTGCTATTGGATAGTGAAGAAACAGCAGCGGGTGACAAGCGAAGGATTTACAGACTTATAGGTCAAATTCGGTTCAAGGATCGCCTGATTGCCTCGTTCAACGTTGCCTGCCAGGGAACAGGGAAAGTCGGTGAGGAACATCTGATCGATCAGCGGGCTGCTGGATCATGTTTTGAAAAAGCCAAACCGACAATTGCAAAGGGAATGGAGGGTTCGGAATGA
- a CDS encoding type IV secretion system protein produces the protein MSHIKRALIAMAIVVMIPVSPMSKLHAGGIPVIDTANLVQSIVQALAWIQQFQQMQQQILQAEQQINAIVGSRNMGSLMNNLTLAGVVPSDVNAVYHAIRSGGVQGLTAAAQIIRHNRMIYNCEGKTGDALRICQNMLNQTPQSQAYYANTYQMLLGRMQQIRALTTRINQTEDEKGILELNGRIAAEQAQVSNDTNRILTMKSMIEAEEKAAQQEQQERVLKMLAPGTARTFNNMAPWTP, from the coding sequence ATGTCACACATAAAACGCGCGTTGATCGCGATGGCAATCGTCGTGATGATCCCCGTGAGTCCAATGTCGAAACTCCATGCCGGAGGGATTCCTGTCATCGACACGGCCAATCTCGTGCAATCCATCGTGCAGGCCCTGGCCTGGATCCAACAGTTCCAGCAGATGCAGCAACAGATCCTCCAAGCGGAGCAACAAATCAATGCGATCGTGGGCTCGCGTAACATGGGCAGTCTCATGAACAACCTCACCCTCGCCGGGGTCGTCCCTTCCGACGTCAATGCCGTGTACCACGCCATTCGGTCCGGCGGGGTCCAGGGCCTCACCGCAGCGGCCCAGATCATCCGCCACAACCGCATGATCTACAACTGCGAGGGCAAGACCGGCGACGCCCTGCGGATCTGTCAAAACATGCTGAACCAGACACCTCAAAGTCAGGCCTACTACGCGAACACTTATCAGATGTTGCTCGGACGGATGCAACAAATCCGGGCTCTGACGACCCGCATCAATCAGACCGAGGACGAAAAAGGGATTCTGGAACTCAATGGCCGGATCGCCGCCGAGCAAGCGCAGGTGAGCAACGACACGAACCGAATTCTGACGATGAAATCCATGATTGAGGCGGAGGAAAAAGCGGCGCAACAGGAACAGCAGGAACGTGTCCTCAAGATGTTGGCGCCAGGCACGGCGCGGACCTTCAATAACATGGCCCCCTGGACGCCGTAG
- the virB10 gene encoding type IV secretion system protein VirB10 codes for MEQPQESREKAEKKPPIIDGIVSVNQQASGRNETAARVAFLVVMAIVLVVGLVFAANTWSAKRKAEATQEERAAKVENKPAQVGLKRVFETDPLPVQQTTALVRSTSQSPVASADPMRQSSLGRGIADENRPMGLVPDQTPGNPSLRTRSSSRFGGEVLVTNSPASDSPRTQPVGTGPDAAISLVRELLNGTRQPDTGSGNLLGGPAMPVSTADTGSSMPASVGYMGGASGPSIGVTSVGLAAPPGPPASGAGPIGGLLTPSDTPKVQAGLLGDRNLILPKGRTIDCALTVRVINEVAGMATCVLNSDVYSDNGRVVLLERGSEAVGEYAATMAQGQRRLFLLWTRVKTPTGVVINLNSPAADALGTSGLVGVVDNHWWDRLGAAFLLSLVQDGIGLATATQAGGGGAQSLGIYQHSATTGNRMAELILQSTINIKPTLYKNQGDRGTIFVARDLDFSTVYELHPH; via the coding sequence ATGGAACAACCACAAGAGTCACGAGAGAAAGCTGAGAAGAAACCTCCCATCATCGATGGAATTGTATCGGTCAACCAGCAGGCCAGCGGCAGGAACGAGACCGCGGCGCGCGTGGCATTTCTGGTCGTGATGGCCATCGTGCTCGTGGTGGGACTCGTCTTTGCAGCGAACACGTGGAGTGCGAAGCGGAAAGCGGAAGCGACACAAGAGGAACGGGCGGCGAAGGTGGAGAACAAACCGGCCCAAGTTGGACTGAAACGGGTCTTTGAGACCGATCCGCTTCCAGTTCAACAGACAACCGCACTCGTGCGGTCGACCAGCCAGTCGCCTGTCGCGTCCGCTGACCCTATGAGGCAGTCGTCCCTTGGCCGAGGAATCGCTGACGAAAATAGACCCATGGGACTGGTTCCTGACCAGACTCCAGGCAACCCATCGCTCAGGACACGCTCTTCAAGTCGGTTCGGTGGGGAGGTCCTTGTGACGAACTCCCCTGCTTCGGACAGTCCCCGGACTCAACCAGTGGGAACCGGACCAGACGCGGCCATCTCCTTGGTCCGCGAACTCCTTAATGGCACGAGACAGCCGGACACGGGGTCCGGGAACCTGCTAGGAGGACCCGCGATGCCGGTCAGCACGGCAGACACAGGAAGTTCGATGCCAGCATCGGTCGGGTACATGGGCGGAGCCAGCGGTCCGTCGATCGGCGTGACGAGCGTCGGGCTCGCGGCGCCGCCCGGTCCTCCGGCCAGCGGAGCCGGTCCCATCGGCGGGCTCCTGACACCGTCCGATACCCCAAAAGTCCAAGCCGGTCTCTTGGGGGATCGGAATCTCATCTTGCCGAAAGGCAGAACGATCGACTGCGCCTTGACCGTACGAGTGATCAATGAAGTCGCCGGCATGGCGACCTGTGTGCTGAACAGCGATGTGTACAGCGACAACGGTCGCGTCGTCCTCTTGGAACGTGGATCGGAAGCGGTCGGCGAATATGCAGCGACGATGGCGCAGGGCCAGCGCCGCCTCTTTCTCCTCTGGACCAGGGTCAAGACGCCGACCGGAGTGGTCATCAATCTGAATTCACCCGCCGCCGATGCACTCGGCACCTCCGGATTGGTGGGGGTCGTGGATAACCATTGGTGGGACCGACTGGGCGCGGCCTTTCTCCTCTCCCTCGTGCAAGACGGGATCGGCTTGGCCACCGCGACACAGGCCGGAGGCGGGGGCGCGCAGAGTCTGGGGATCTATCAACATTCCGCCACAACGGGGAACCGCATGGCGGAACTCATCCTCCAATCCACTATCAACATCAAACCTACGCTCTACAAGAACCAGGGCGACCGCGGGACGATCTTCGTTGCGCGAGATTTGGATTTCAGCACCGTCTATGAACTGCACCCCCACTGA
- a CDS encoding virB8 family protein, which yields METMPEKQKDPSVVNATDEPQFYDQGRGWDTDWRLRLEASERKAWWVAGTACVLAVILGIGLACLAPFKTTVPYVFAIDRATGNVELVSAADDRTVLGYQELLDKHWTQKYVIARESYSYRLLQADYDQVLAMSTDEIGRDYASLFDGVHARDKQLGSGIEWRVNVLSVTVHNDAIGLKATVRFEKQVKRTDAHSLEPPQYFIATVSYEYRHTMKGQEKDLIQNPLGYKVTGYRVDAEIGTITLPTSVLSMVEKK from the coding sequence ATGGAAACGATGCCGGAGAAACAGAAGGACCCCTCAGTGGTGAACGCGACAGACGAACCGCAATTCTACGATCAGGGCCGAGGCTGGGATACCGACTGGCGGCTGCGATTGGAAGCGTCGGAACGCAAGGCCTGGTGGGTCGCGGGGACCGCCTGCGTCTTAGCCGTGATCTTAGGAATAGGCCTCGCCTGTCTCGCTCCCTTCAAGACCACCGTGCCCTATGTCTTCGCGATCGATCGCGCCACCGGCAACGTGGAGCTGGTGAGCGCAGCGGATGATCGGACCGTGCTGGGGTACCAGGAATTGCTCGATAAACATTGGACGCAGAAATACGTGATCGCGCGAGAATCCTACTCGTATCGACTGCTCCAAGCCGACTACGACCAGGTCTTAGCGATGAGTACGGATGAGATCGGGCGCGACTACGCGAGTCTCTTTGACGGGGTCCATGCCCGCGATAAGCAGCTGGGCAGCGGCATCGAATGGAGGGTGAACGTGTTAAGCGTCACCGTCCACAACGATGCAATTGGACTGAAGGCGACAGTGCGGTTCGAGAAGCAGGTAAAACGGACCGACGCGCACAGTCTTGAGCCGCCGCAGTATTTCATCGCGACAGTCTCCTACGAGTACCGTCACACGATGAAAGGGCAGGAAAAGGATCTGATCCAGAACCCGCTCGGCTACAAAGTGACGGGTTATCGGGTGGATGCGGAAATTGGCACGATCACGCTACCGACATCAGTCCTGTCGATGGTCGAGAAGAAATAG
- a CDS encoding VirB3 family type IV secretion system protein: MDGFRDPIFTGCTRPAMLGGVPIVPLILIGGLTLLVSVWLYYLVSGYLSLALVLITIPILLWMRQTTKTDDQRLRQVMMRARMRLRHGPSRGTWGAISYGPLSWKTRRS, encoded by the coding sequence ATGGACGGCTTTCGCGATCCCATCTTCACCGGTTGCACGAGGCCCGCGATGTTGGGCGGCGTGCCGATCGTGCCGCTGATCCTGATCGGCGGCCTGACTCTCTTGGTATCGGTCTGGCTGTACTACCTCGTGAGCGGCTATCTCTCGCTGGCACTCGTGCTGATCACGATTCCCATCCTCCTCTGGATGCGCCAGACGACGAAGACGGACGATCAGCGCTTGCGCCAAGTCATGATGCGGGCACGGATGCGACTCCGGCACGGACCGAGTCGCGGGACGTGGGGCGCCATTTCCTATGGCCCCCTGTCATGGAAGACCAGACGTTCGTAG
- a CDS encoding TrbC/VirB2 family protein, with protein sequence MEEVMTRAGVTKEKTLGTGTVRGISRGNGRLIAAASWLLGVAILLESDPAWAQITKVNTVMQNVQTVLTSVAVTLFTVAIMWAGFKMAFSHAQWSDVSNVVIGGILVGGAAGIAAWLIN encoded by the coding sequence ATGGAAGAGGTGATGACGAGAGCGGGGGTGACGAAGGAGAAGACGTTAGGGACAGGGACAGTGAGAGGCATCAGCCGAGGGAATGGGCGACTGATCGCGGCAGCCTCGTGGCTTCTCGGGGTGGCCATCCTGTTGGAATCGGACCCGGCCTGGGCCCAGATCACCAAGGTGAACACCGTGATGCAGAATGTGCAAACGGTCCTGACGAGTGTGGCGGTGACCCTCTTTACCGTCGCCATCATGTGGGCCGGGTTCAAGATGGCCTTCAGCCATGCCCAATGGTCCGACGTGAGCAACGTCGTGATCGGCGGCATCTTGGTGGGCGGCGCTGCGGGGATCGCGGCCTGGTTGATCAACTGA
- a CDS encoding type IV secretion system protein, whose protein sequence is MGMATYIEQSVNNALDHYVVASSDAVIGVLAPVAVTAMTLYVMWTGFQVMRGDVQEPVTALVWRWFRVALITGLTLNGPQYRSLVKEGLDGIQEAFASAFGGVLSMGGAIDQMADPFTTLMETLFTEASSGLVPQFSLFIAGAICATASIVMAFVAMGLFLVAKVSLALLLAVGPAFIFCAMFPVTQRYAENWLSSALVAVFTNILIMAVITFLASLLRNACLHVLSAYSTTSILADVVGLLFLSITAAYVLLHVASLGASLAGGLSLGNPGGDATRSGMLLLHSVTSGLSRLVPLAVASSGGSLSGPRTGTARALLSALSSGKPQPGSDLYQRTSLERLRNSVSRKE, encoded by the coding sequence ATGGGCATGGCGACCTACATCGAGCAGTCGGTGAACAACGCCCTGGACCACTATGTCGTGGCCTCCAGCGATGCCGTCATCGGAGTGCTCGCGCCGGTCGCCGTGACCGCCATGACGCTCTATGTCATGTGGACCGGCTTTCAGGTCATGCGCGGCGACGTGCAGGAACCGGTCACGGCCCTCGTCTGGCGCTGGTTTCGCGTGGCGCTCATCACCGGGCTGACGTTGAACGGGCCACAGTATCGGAGTCTCGTGAAGGAAGGATTGGACGGCATTCAAGAGGCCTTCGCCTCTGCCTTCGGCGGGGTGCTCTCGATGGGAGGCGCCATCGACCAGATGGCCGACCCCTTCACGACGTTGATGGAAACGCTGTTCACCGAAGCGAGTTCTGGACTGGTCCCGCAATTCTCCCTCTTCATCGCGGGAGCGATCTGTGCCACGGCGTCGATCGTGATGGCCTTTGTCGCGATGGGACTCTTTCTCGTCGCAAAAGTGAGCCTCGCCCTGTTACTTGCGGTCGGACCCGCCTTCATCTTCTGCGCGATGTTTCCCGTGACGCAGCGCTATGCGGAGAATTGGCTATCCAGCGCGCTGGTCGCCGTCTTCACCAACATCCTCATCATGGCGGTCATCACCTTTCTCGCGAGCCTCCTGCGAAATGCCTGTCTGCACGTGCTAAGTGCCTATTCAACCACCTCGATCCTGGCAGATGTCGTCGGCCTGCTGTTCCTCTCCATCACCGCCGCCTATGTCTTGCTCCATGTCGCGTCCCTGGGAGCAAGTTTGGCCGGAGGCCTCTCGTTGGGGAACCCCGGTGGCGATGCCACCAGGAGTGGAATGTTGCTCCTGCACAGCGTCACGTCCGGTCTGAGTCGATTGGTCCCGTTGGCCGTGGCTTCCAGCGGCGGATCTCTGAGTGGGCCGCGAACCGGAACCGCCCGCGCTTTGCTGAGCGCGCTCTCTTCCGGGAAGCCTCAGCCAGGGAGCGACCTCTATCAACGGACCTCGTTAGAACGGTTACGCAACAGCGTCTCGCGAAAGGAGTAA
- a CDS encoding JAB domain-containing protein, with the protein MAKQSFKQLNVPRFIPRYRVTLVSEGGHTAPYGVLRDSAAAAAALRPCFDGLDREQFLVCCLDAKNVGIGVNIVSIGSLTLSIVHVREVFKSAILLNAAAIIAVHNHPSGDPTPSPEDRTLTTRLREAGDLLGIRLLDHLILGDDRLYSFADQGWLL; encoded by the coding sequence ATGGCCAAACAATCATTCAAACAACTCAACGTTCCACGCTTCATTCCTCGCTACCGGGTCACGCTCGTCTCTGAGGGCGGTCACACTGCTCCATACGGCGTTCTTCGCGATTCCGCTGCAGCGGCCGCAGCGCTGCGTCCATGCTTTGACGGTCTCGATCGCGAGCAGTTCCTCGTCTGTTGTCTCGATGCGAAGAACGTTGGCATCGGCGTGAACATCGTCTCGATCGGCTCGCTTACGCTCAGCATTGTCCATGTCCGCGAAGTGTTCAAGTCCGCCATCCTCCTCAACGCTGCTGCGATCATCGCGGTCCACAATCACCCGTCCGGTGATCCCACACCGAGCCCGGAGGATCGGACGCTCACGACACGATTGCGGGAAGCTGGAGACTTACTGGGCATCAGATTACTCGACCATCTGATTCTCGGTGACGACCGTCTCTATAGTTTTGCCGATCAGGGCTGGCTGCTGTGA
- a CDS encoding TrbG/VirB9 family P-type conjugative transfer protein, giving the protein MYVMKQDTGSITAWIIIALLCAGVPSEAAEIPAPGDGDQRVRYVTYQKDEVTKVTVRRGVVTRIVLGDDERIVIAGSGFLADCAKPEAEWCIRADVGTNQVWVKPKDQATHNNLEIRTDKRDYSLEFTVVGDHRIGRKQHGGSGQHEQTEPMYRVIFRHPLVLPNPATMTAMQASAHRAKHARDKTDLLAERLNSFVPEPRNWSYSMEVLPGGDDIAPALVFDDGRFTYFQFPPNREIPAIFYFSPLGEETRINFHMEKDLAVVQRMGRRFVLRLGDAVVGIWNDSYDKTGVPAVEGTTVSGITRTLR; this is encoded by the coding sequence ATGTACGTCATGAAACAAGACACAGGGTCGATCACAGCATGGATCATCATCGCCCTCCTCTGTGCAGGAGTCCCATCGGAAGCGGCAGAGATTCCGGCGCCAGGCGACGGAGATCAGCGAGTCCGGTACGTGACCTATCAGAAGGACGAAGTGACCAAAGTCACAGTCCGCCGTGGGGTCGTGACCCGCATCGTCTTGGGAGACGACGAACGCATCGTCATCGCAGGCAGTGGCTTTCTCGCGGACTGTGCGAAGCCGGAAGCGGAATGGTGTATCAGGGCCGATGTCGGGACCAATCAGGTCTGGGTGAAACCCAAGGACCAGGCGACGCACAACAATCTGGAGATCCGCACAGACAAACGAGACTACAGTCTGGAGTTCACCGTCGTGGGAGACCATCGCATCGGACGAAAGCAGCACGGCGGATCAGGGCAACACGAACAAACTGAACCGATGTACCGCGTAATCTTCCGGCACCCACTCGTCCTACCCAACCCTGCCACCATGACGGCGATGCAAGCCTCGGCTCACCGCGCCAAGCACGCTCGTGACAAGACCGACCTCCTCGCCGAGCGGCTGAATTCGTTTGTCCCCGAACCGCGCAACTGGTCCTATTCCATGGAAGTGCTACCGGGAGGCGACGATATCGCCCCGGCCCTCGTGTTCGATGACGGCCGCTTCACCTATTTTCAATTCCCGCCCAATCGCGAGATCCCCGCCATCTTCTATTTCTCGCCGCTGGGTGAAGAAACCCGTATCAATTTCCACATGGAGAAGGACCTCGCCGTCGTGCAACGGATGGGACGCCGGTTTGTGTTGCGCTTGGGCGATGCCGTGGTCGGCATTTGGAATGATTCCTACGACAAAACAGGAGTGCCCGCCGTCGAAGGAACCACCGTCTCCGGCATCACCAGGACGTTACGCTGA
- a CDS encoding VirB4 family type IV secretion/conjugal transfer ATPase, which produces MRTRAALAKAASAQIPASDYIPLGTSITPTVITLTGGEYLACWKLDGITFETADRSEVLLRKEALHQFLRSLGGGSFAVWSHKIRRVVTERLQGTSPNPFCQHLSDRYYQSFTQHRQMATELYLSLLYRPFPSKVASFFTRMGTRTIVQRREQETAQLTVLEDMSKQLEASLSRYGPIRLGTYTKRDILYSDQLAFLSYLINGVWEEIPLRRAPLASYLPSSRLHFGDRTGMLEIWHPRERKFAGFLDMQEYPPFSEPGMNNGLLYSDAEYIETQSFSCLNKRAALKSLATQKGHLIASEDAATREIEQMDQAADDLQSGLIDLGQYHYSLAIFGGTIESVSTALADARAVFQDGPGFKMARVDVIPECAWFAQIPGNWSLRPREAVITSRNFVCLSPFHNFARGKRAGNPWGEALALFKTPSGQPYYFNFHVSPEDRDSRDEKYPGNTFICGSTGVGKTALELSLLAFATKYQGLRCVVFDKDRGAEIGIRAMGGRYQSLKRGMPTGFNPLQLEPSPQNWQFCEQLVAQLVKQPGDEIPLLTSKEQSEISHAVRTVMSETVSPELRSLSLLRQNLLATGDQSVRARLKRWTRGHALGWAFDNPHDSHEISGARLFGYDYTDFLDDPEVRTPIMAYLLHLTERLITGEPFIYVMEEFWKPLQDPLFADFAFNKQKTIRKQSGLGVFVTQSPSDVLRHPIGKTMVEQSVTQIFLPNPRADHDDYVQGFKVTEAEFHIIKNLGEASRLFLVKQGHSSAIVQFDLGGMTDLLNVLSGTTDNVALLDQIRAEVGDDPTDWLPIFHERIAARKRLRQEHGRGVA; this is translated from the coding sequence ATGAGGACTAGAGCCGCGCTCGCGAAAGCCGCGTCCGCGCAGATTCCTGCGAGTGACTATATCCCGCTGGGCACATCGATCACGCCCACCGTCATCACCTTGACCGGTGGAGAGTATCTGGCCTGTTGGAAACTGGACGGGATCACGTTCGAAACAGCGGACCGTTCAGAAGTCCTGCTGCGCAAAGAAGCGCTGCACCAGTTTCTCCGATCCTTGGGCGGCGGGTCTTTCGCGGTCTGGTCGCATAAAATTCGGCGGGTCGTCACTGAACGGTTGCAAGGCACCTCGCCCAATCCCTTCTGCCAACACCTGAGCGATCGCTACTATCAGTCATTTACGCAGCATCGACAAATGGCGACGGAGCTGTACCTCTCCCTGCTGTACCGACCCTTTCCGTCCAAGGTCGCAAGCTTCTTCACTCGCATGGGTACCCGCACGATAGTTCAACGACGAGAGCAGGAAACCGCACAGCTGACCGTCTTGGAAGACATGAGCAAACAACTCGAAGCGAGTCTCAGTCGCTATGGGCCCATCCGCCTCGGTACCTACACGAAACGAGACATCCTGTACTCCGACCAGCTGGCCTTTCTCAGCTACCTCATCAATGGCGTCTGGGAGGAAATTCCGCTGCGGCGAGCACCGCTGGCCTCGTACCTCCCCTCTTCTCGCCTGCACTTCGGCGACCGGACCGGCATGCTGGAAATCTGGCACCCGCGCGAGCGGAAATTCGCTGGGTTTCTCGACATGCAGGAATACCCGCCTTTCTCCGAGCCAGGCATGAATAACGGTCTCCTCTATAGCGACGCCGAGTACATCGAGACCCAGAGCTTTTCGTGCCTCAACAAACGCGCGGCCCTCAAATCACTCGCCACCCAGAAAGGGCATTTGATCGCCTCGGAAGACGCGGCGACGCGCGAGATCGAACAGATGGATCAGGCCGCGGACGATCTGCAGAGCGGGCTCATCGACTTGGGCCAGTACCACTACAGCCTGGCCATCTTTGGCGGCACGATAGAGTCAGTGAGCACCGCGCTCGCCGATGCCCGGGCTGTCTTTCAGGATGGGCCGGGGTTCAAGATGGCGCGGGTCGACGTGATCCCCGAATGTGCCTGGTTCGCACAGATCCCGGGCAACTGGAGTCTGCGGCCGCGCGAAGCCGTCATCACCAGCCGGAACTTTGTTTGCCTCAGTCCTTTTCACAATTTCGCCCGTGGCAAACGAGCGGGCAATCCCTGGGGCGAAGCCCTGGCCCTGTTCAAGACCCCAAGCGGCCAGCCCTACTATTTCAATTTCCACGTGTCACCGGAGGATCGAGATTCGCGCGACGAGAAGTATCCCGGCAACACCTTTATCTGCGGCAGCACGGGTGTGGGCAAGACCGCGTTGGAACTGAGCCTCCTGGCCTTCGCGACCAAGTACCAAGGACTCCGCTGCGTGGTCTTCGACAAAGATCGTGGCGCGGAGATCGGGATCCGGGCCATGGGCGGGAGGTATCAGTCGCTCAAACGCGGGATGCCGACCGGCTTCAATCCCTTGCAGCTCGAGCCCAGCCCCCAAAATTGGCAATTCTGCGAACAGCTCGTGGCGCAACTCGTGAAGCAGCCTGGTGACGAGATTCCCCTGCTCACTTCAAAGGAACAGAGCGAGATCAGCCATGCCGTGCGGACGGTGATGAGTGAGACGGTCTCCCCGGAGCTGCGCTCTCTGTCCCTTCTCCGCCAGAACCTCCTGGCCACCGGCGACCAGAGTGTGCGGGCACGGTTAAAGCGTTGGACCCGCGGTCACGCGCTGGGCTGGGCCTTCGACAATCCACACGATTCCCATGAGATCAGCGGCGCACGATTATTCGGCTACGACTATACGGACTTTCTGGACGATCCTGAAGTCCGCACCCCGATCATGGCCTATCTGCTTCATCTGACCGAACGGCTGATTACAGGCGAGCCCTTCATCTATGTCATGGAGGAATTCTGGAAGCCACTGCAAGACCCGCTATTCGCGGACTTCGCCTTCAACAAGCAAAAGACCATCCGCAAACAATCAGGCCTCGGCGTCTTCGTCACGCAATCCCCCTCTGACGTGTTGAGACATCCCATCGGCAAAACGATGGTGGAACAGAGCGTGACCCAGATCTTCTTACCCAACCCTCGCGCCGACCATGACGACTACGTGCAGGGGTTCAAAGTCACGGAGGCGGAATTTCACATCATCAAGAACCTCGGGGAAGCGAGCCGTCTGTTTCTCGTGAAGCAGGGCCACAGCTCGGCGATCGTGCAATTCGACCTGGGCGGCATGACGGATCTGTTGAATGTCCTCTCGGGTACAACGGACAACGTGGCGTTGCTGGACCAGATCCGAGCCGAAGTAGGCGATGATCCCACAGACTGGCTTCCCATCTTTCATGAACGCATCGCGGCGCGAAAACGTCTCCGGCAGGAGCACGGAAGAGGAGTCGCGTAG
- a CDS encoding tetratricopeptide repeat protein, whose protein sequence is MKATITLSLGEKPLHQELVRQETTRPGASREEVRGILVDRAVKQVASIFVSDWKSELREVCAQGSSDPVWIALHDKNWKHARELVSELTRKDSQDHCAWFNSGITHEGLKQFDEAVRSYQKAVDVDQNEKYSQALSRAKRSLDSFRAINAERRPGE, encoded by the coding sequence TTGAAAGCTACGATAACACTGTCCCTCGGGGAAAAACCGTTGCATCAGGAACTAGTGCGACAAGAAACCACTCGACCGGGCGCCTCTCGGGAGGAAGTGCGTGGGATATTAGTCGATCGGGCGGTGAAGCAGGTAGCCTCGATTTTTGTGTCGGACTGGAAATCAGAGTTGCGAGAGGTGTGCGCTCAGGGATCGAGCGATCCGGTGTGGATTGCACTCCACGACAAGAATTGGAAACACGCCCGTGAACTAGTGTCTGAATTGACCCGCAAAGACTCCCAAGACCATTGTGCCTGGTTCAATTCCGGCATTACCCACGAGGGCCTCAAACAATTTGATGAAGCAGTGCGGAGTTATCAGAAGGCAGTCGACGTGGATCAAAATGAAAAATATAGTCAGGCGCTCTCACGCGCCAAGCGCTCACTTGATAGTTTCAGGGCCATCAATGCTGAAAGAAGGCCTGGAGAGTAA